The nucleotide window AGTGCCTCGGATACGACTGCGAGCTTGAATGACTATCGAAGCGTTGTATCAGGCGCCTTTGAAGTGACGACGGGGCCAAAAGTTGGCCAATACTCACTCGGAATTTTTAGCTCCGAAGCAAATGCGTTAACGCTACAGCGAGAATTAGGCGCCGCTGGGCTAAAATCTGAAATGTTGCTCTATCAGCTAAGAGAGCCTGCATGGCGCGTCATTATTAGTGCGCCGCAGGTTGAATGGCTTATTAATCGCTATCAGTTTGAATTTATTGAAAAAAAATCCTGTTGAGGGGTTGTTTTGGCTGCGGCGTTTAACTAATATACGCCTCGCTGAAAGGCAGTGAGGCTGGTGTAGCTCAGTTGGTAGAGCAACTGACTTGTAATCAGTAGGTCGTAGGTTCAACTCCTATCACCAGCTCCATTTTATAAGTTAAACAATTGATTTTTATCAAAATAATCGTTTGACTTATGGCCTGGTGTCGCTATGATGCACACCGCCCTGCAGGGGTTCCCGAGTGGCCAAAGGGATCAGACTGTAAATCTGACGCGCAAGCTTCGGTGGTTCGAATCCACCCCCCTGCACCATTTTTAAAAGTTGCCTTATTTGGGTATTAGGCGGGCATGGTACAATGGTAGAACCTCAGCCTTCCAAGCTGATGATGCGGGTTCGATTCCCGCTGCCCGCTCCAAGAATTTTTCAAATTTTGGATTAATGCTCTTATAGCTCAGTTGGTAGAGCGCGTCCTTGGTAAGGACGAGGTCAGCGGTTCAAATCCGCTTAAGAGCTCCAATTTTCAGTGGGAGGCTTGTAAAGCCTCCTTTTCGTGTCTTAATCATCCTGGTGAGGAATTGGTCAGATGGCTAAAGAAAAGTTTGAACGTTCCAAGCCCCACGTAAACGTGGGCACAATCGGTCACGTTGACCATGGTAAAACAACTCTAACTGCAGC belongs to uncultured Umboniibacter sp. and includes:
- a CDS encoding GTP-binding protein; its protein translation is MAKEKFERSKPHVNVGTIGHVDHGKTTLTAA